The nucleotide window ACGTTCGAACACGCGACGCAATCGGCCCACGTGCGGTGACGTCACGCCGCCGACGCGACGCACCCATGCTTCGTCACTGTACTGAGTCGCCGGGGCTCCGTTGTCGATCAAAGCTTGACGCCACTGGCTGATGATGCGGCCTTTTTCCCAGTTGGTTTGGCTGATCAATCCGTTCCAACGTCCGACAAACGGTTCGGCCATGGCGACCATCTGTGGATCGTCCAGGTCGGTCGATTCATCGTCATCGACGTCAAAGGGCGGCGTGATTTCCGCCGGCGTGATGTCGGATTCAAATGCCTGCCGTGCCGCGACGACTTCGTCACGGTCTTGGGGCGTCAAATCGGACGCGTCGGCGGCATCGTCTTGGGCGGCAACCGGTGCGTCGTCGGCTTGGTGTGCGCCTGTTGATTCGGCATCCACTTCGGCGGTCACGCCGGATTCGTCAACGTCGTCATAGATCTCGTCGGTGGAAGAAACAGGCCTTTCGGTATCGTCAAAACTCATCGGCATCCGTCGCGGCGAATTGTTGGGGTGAAGGTTCGATCAAGACGTTACCGGATCGACGTCGTTTCGCGGAGTCGTACGGACCGCAAAGCGGCCAAACGTCGTCCTGGGACGGTCGGTTGGTGACAACGGCGGAAAGTTTGCGGTGTGGATAAGTCGTGTACACTGGCATACAGCGGTCCGGCCGCTCGGCAAACCAACGCATGGGGCGCCGGCCGATGCAACCGCCCCCACCTTTGCCTGCCCCCCCCCCGCATTGATCATTCCCGCCCAAGAGAGTTCCCGCGATGCCGCGTGTCGATGTCGATCCGTCATGGATGTTGCGCCGACCCAGACGTCTTTGGGGGCTGTGTTTGCCGTCGATGCTGGTGTTTTTCGGATCTTGTGGGCACGTCCCGGCGTTGGCGGACGAGCCCGAAAAGTCGCCGCGTGAAACGCTGGATCGTGACGCGGTTGACTTTTTCGAATCCTCCATTCGCCCGCTGCTGATCGATCACTGCTACGACTGTCATTCCGTGGAAGCCGATGCGGCGGAAGGCGAGTTGCGAGTCGACGATGGGGAGGCGTTACTGTCGGGTGGCAGTCGAGGAGCCGCGGTGGTTCCCGGCAAGCCCGATCAAAGTCTGATTGTTCGCGCGATCGAATATCAAGACACGTCGATGCAGATGCCGCCGGACGGAAAGCTGGACGCGGAATCGATCGAAGCGATCCGGACTTGGATCCGCAACGGTGCCGTCGACCCAAGAAAAAGCGTCGTCGATGATTTAATGGAGACGACCGAACAGGCGTCGCCTATCGATCGCGACCCGTCGACGCATTGGGCGTTTGTTCCACCCCGACGCATTCATGCCGATCGCTGGCAATCAATCGACACAGATGGCTTGCCACACGAGCCGAACGATCCGCTGGATGTCGTCGCCATGGATGCGGCGGTCCGCCATGGTGCAGAGCCCAACGATCTGGCGGACCGCGAAACGCTGATCCGAAGGCTGTACTTCGACTTGGTCGGCACGCCGCCGGACGTCGACCAGATTGCACGATTCGTTTCCGACGAAAGGCCTGACGCTTACCAGCGGTTGGTCGATCGGCTGATCGCCGCGCCCGATTTCGGCGAACGTTTTGCCCGGCATTGGATGGACGTCGCACGATATGCCGACACGATCGGTTACGGCTTGGCGGGCCGCGATCGCCGCTTGCACGGCAGCGAACGTTATCGCGATTGGCTGACCCGAGCGTTCGCCACCGATATGCCATATGACGAAATGCTGATGCATCAATTGGCGGGCGATCGGACGGATCCCCGCAATGAATCGGGCAATTTGGATGCGATGGGGTTTTTGACGATCGGTCGACGGTTTTTGAACCGGCATGATGTGATCGACGATCGGATCGATGTGGTGACGCGGGGGCTGATGGGGCTGACCGTGACCTGTGCACGGTGTCACGACCACAAGTTTGATCCGATTCCGATGTCGGATTACTACAGCCTGTATGGTGTGTTTCAAAGCAGCCGCGAAGTCGACGAGAAACATGCCAGCCCGTTGGCGATGGTCGATGTGGACAAGCCACGGGACACCGCGATCTTTTTACGAGGCCAACCGGGAAATCGAGGCGACGTGGCACCGCGTCGATTCTTGACCAGTCTGCGTCGTGACGACGAACCACGATTCAATGACGGCAGTGGACGTTTGGAATTGGCCCGGCGGATTGCCGATTCGGAAAACCCGTTGACCGCGCGGGTGATGGTCAATCGGGTTTGGGGGCATTTGATGGGCCGTCACTTGATCGACAGTCCCAGCGATTTCGGGTTCCGAACATCACCGCCGGCAATCCCAGAACTGTTGGATGATTTGGCGGCCGAGTTTGCAAAGGACTGGAGCATCCAACGGCTGGTACGTCGCATCGTGACGACGCGTTTGTATCGTCAGTCCAGCGCCGTGGACGAAGAATCATTCAGCGCCGATCCCGACAACCAGTACTTTGCCCGCGCGATTCGTCGCCGCCGCGATTTTGAATCGTTGCGAGATTCCGCGTTGTGTGCCGCCGGCGTCTTGGATCGACAAGTCGGTGGGCCGCCGGTGGACATCACCGCATCGACGGTGACGCCGCGCAAGACGATCTATGCAATGATCGATCGCCAGAACTTGCCATCGCTGTTTCGCACGTTCGATTCGGCCAGCCCCGATGCACATAATCCACAACGTTACTTCACCACGGTGCCACAGCAGGCATTGTTCTTGATCAACCACCGGCAAAGTGTCTCGTTGTCAAAATCCTTGGCCGCTCGGGTGCGAGCATCTGTGCGCCAAGATTCCAGTGGGGGCGATCCCGATGATCCGTCAATGCTGGCTGGTCATATGGTTCGATTGGTCTATGGACGTGAACCCTCGGACCAGGAATCACAATGGCTGACAAAATTTTTGCGTGATGGCGCGACGCCGTTTCAGCAGCCGGCGGATCCACGCACCTTGTGGACTTATGGGACCGGGCGGATCGGCGATGGCGGTGTGGAGGAGTTTTCGCCGCTGGGTGTGTTCCAGAATGATCGTTGGCAGGCGGAGACCACTTTCCCAAGTCCGGGGCGATTGGGGCACGCGTTCTTGGCATCGGAAAACGGCCATCCCGGACCCGGCGAACGTGGCGCGGTGGTGCGGCGTTGGACGGTGCCCCGTGACGGGGTGGTGAAAGTCACCGGGATGATCGGGCACCGCAATCGCGAAGGCGATGGCGTGGTGGCGGCGATCTTTGCCGGCGATCGTCGTTTGTTCCGCGGGACCCAGAAAAGCAACAATCGGCCATTGGGGCCGCTGACGTCAAAGGTCAATCGGGGTGACGTCTTGGACTTTGCCGCCGGGGCCGGGCCGACCGGAAACCACGACAGTTTTTTCTGGCGTATCAACATCACGTTGACCGCCGAGGACGGGGAAGTCATCGAAGCGGATTCGCGACGTGATTTCAGCGGTCCACTGGACACCAGCGGTCCGGCCAAGCTGGATCGTTTGGAGCAATTGGCCCAGGTGTTGTGGATCAGCAATGAATTTGCGTTCGTGGATTAGTCCGTGAACTCGCGATGAATTTTGTTGTGCGGGTCGTTTTTCGCGGCGGTTCAGGGGCTTCACCGACACGGCTTCCCCGAATGTTTCCGTTGCCCGCCCCTCCGTCAGGCCGGTCGCGGAATTTTCCGGCGTCGTGATAATGCGTGTTCGAGGGCCGATCGGCCTCGTCGTGCCGCGTGACGTTCCGGTCTCGCCGCGTTGATCGAATCGTTCTTTTCACAGCTATGGGAATATCGTCGTGTCGGCGTATCAACGGAGGATTGTCGCGCTGGCGGCGACACTGGGGCTGGTTATCACGGCCGGTGCCACGCGATCGGAAACCCCCTCGCCGCCTCCCGCTGCGTGGAAGGAGGCTTTGCGACGCGATGTGCAAACGCTGGCCGGTGACGCGATGCGTGGCCGCGGCGTTGGTACCCCCGAGATCGACACAGCGGCCAAATACATCGCCGATCGTTTCGACGCGGCCGGTTTGCGGACCGACTGGTTCGACGGGACCCCGTTCCAAGAGTTGTCCGTGCGATTGGAAACACGGACCAAGTCGCCGCAGACCAACCACGTGACGTTTCGTGTCGGCGATGATCCCGCACAGACGCTTCGGTTGGACGAAGCGATGCGTCCGCTATCGATCGGTTGCCGCAGTTGTGAGGTCAAGGGTTTGCCGTTGGTCTTTGTCGGCTATGGAATCAACGCTCCTGAATACGGATACAACGACTACGCCGGTGTCGACGTTCGCGACAAAGTCGTGCTGATTTTGCGCAAAGAACCCGGTGGCAAAGAAGCGGTGCGTTTGTTTGAAGGGCCACGCAATTCTCGGCACGCCTATTTTCAGACAAAGATTGACTTGGCGATCCGCCGTGGTGCCGCGGGAATCTTGATTGTCAACGATCCCGACAGTATCGAAGACGGCGTTGATCGATCGGTGCGTCGGTTGAATGCCGAACGAGAACGCCAACAAGAACTGAAACGCCAGTTGCGAACGTTGTCCCAGCAAGCAGAAGCGACTCGACAACAATTGCAGATCAGCCTGGAAACATGCGAAGCCAGTCTGGTTCGTTTGGACAGCGAAGTGGAGCAGGCGGCGCGGGGGTTGCTGCGAATCGGCGAAGCGGGGGAATCGGAGGACAAGGCGTCGTCGATCCCGGTCATCAGTATCGCTCGAGACGTCGCTGACAATTGGATCGTCGAAGCAACCGCGCGGTCCATTGAGGAAGTTCAAAGTCACATCGATCAGACCTACCAGCCGGTCAGCTTTGAATTGCCCGACACCAAAATCGATTTGTCGGTCCAGCTGACCGATGGTGAAGCGGTCACCAAGAATGTGATCGGGGTTATCGAAGGCAAAGGTGAATTGGCCGACCAGACGATCATCTTGGGCGCCCATTACGATCACGTCGGGATGGGCGGCTATGGATCGCTGGCTCCGGAAACCATTGCGGTGCACAACGGCGCGGACGACAACGCCAGCGGCACGGCGGCGATGCTAAGCGTGGCCACGCGATTGAACCAAGCGTTGGCGGATTCGACGCGCCATCGTCGCATTGTGTTTATCGCGTATACCGGT belongs to Crateriforma spongiae and includes:
- a CDS encoding M28 family peptidase; translated protein: MSAYQRRIVALAATLGLVITAGATRSETPSPPPAAWKEALRRDVQTLAGDAMRGRGVGTPEIDTAAKYIADRFDAAGLRTDWFDGTPFQELSVRLETRTKSPQTNHVTFRVGDDPAQTLRLDEAMRPLSIGCRSCEVKGLPLVFVGYGINAPEYGYNDYAGVDVRDKVVLILRKEPGGKEAVRLFEGPRNSRHAYFQTKIDLAIRRGAAGILIVNDPDSIEDGVDRSVRRLNAERERQQELKRQLRTLSQQAEATRQQLQISLETCEASLVRLDSEVEQAARGLLRIGEAGESEDKASSIPVISIARDVADNWIVEATARSIEEVQSHIDQTYQPVSFELPDTKIDLSVQLTDGEAVTKNVIGVIEGKGELADQTIILGAHYDHVGMGGYGSLAPETIAVHNGADDNASGTAAMLSVATRLNQALADSTRHRRIVFIAYTGEERGLLGSKHYVRQPRFPLSDTVAMINMDMIGRLRDNELTVYGLGTSADFKPMMRRLNRDGAIVGGQQVAAPEFDLYEVDTGYGPSDHASFYEAGVPVLFFFTGLHDDYHRPGDDFEKLNLFGMSRICDLTLATVAELATTPQRPSYADTERQSGGVRRQLTVRLGVTVKPGPVVVDASGQPTSWSERLQLTDVKAGGAAALGGLRVGDRLLKIDDHEIRQLDDLYEQLRQQSPGDIVPIDVLRGGIVTRVDVRMQPR
- a CDS encoding PSD1 and planctomycete cytochrome C domain-containing protein; this translates as MPRVDVDPSWMLRRPRRLWGLCLPSMLVFFGSCGHVPALADEPEKSPRETLDRDAVDFFESSIRPLLIDHCYDCHSVEADAAEGELRVDDGEALLSGGSRGAAVVPGKPDQSLIVRAIEYQDTSMQMPPDGKLDAESIEAIRTWIRNGAVDPRKSVVDDLMETTEQASPIDRDPSTHWAFVPPRRIHADRWQSIDTDGLPHEPNDPLDVVAMDAAVRHGAEPNDLADRETLIRRLYFDLVGTPPDVDQIARFVSDERPDAYQRLVDRLIAAPDFGERFARHWMDVARYADTIGYGLAGRDRRLHGSERYRDWLTRAFATDMPYDEMLMHQLAGDRTDPRNESGNLDAMGFLTIGRRFLNRHDVIDDRIDVVTRGLMGLTVTCARCHDHKFDPIPMSDYYSLYGVFQSSREVDEKHASPLAMVDVDKPRDTAIFLRGQPGNRGDVAPRRFLTSLRRDDEPRFNDGSGRLELARRIADSENPLTARVMVNRVWGHLMGRHLIDSPSDFGFRTSPPAIPELLDDLAAEFAKDWSIQRLVRRIVTTRLYRQSSAVDEESFSADPDNQYFARAIRRRRDFESLRDSALCAAGVLDRQVGGPPVDITASTVTPRKTIYAMIDRQNLPSLFRTFDSASPDAHNPQRYFTTVPQQALFLINHRQSVSLSKSLAARVRASVRQDSSGGDPDDPSMLAGHMVRLVYGREPSDQESQWLTKFLRDGATPFQQPADPRTLWTYGTGRIGDGGVEEFSPLGVFQNDRWQAETTFPSPGRLGHAFLASENGHPGPGERGAVVRRWTVPRDGVVKVTGMIGHRNREGDGVVAAIFAGDRRLFRGTQKSNNRPLGPLTSKVNRGDVLDFAAGAGPTGNHDSFFWRINITLTAEDGEVIEADSRRDFSGPLDTSGPAKLDRLEQLAQVLWISNEFAFVD